A window of Brachybacterium fresconis contains these coding sequences:
- a CDS encoding metal-sulfur cluster assembly factor: MTDQQTPAATVSAEDVIEAMKDVIDPELGINVVDLGLVYGVTVEDGNAVVDMTLTSAACPLTEMLEEQTFAMLDPITESHRINWVWMPPWGMEKITEDGREQLRAIGFNL, encoded by the coding sequence ATGACCGACCAGCAGACCCCGGCAGCGACCGTGAGCGCCGAGGACGTCATCGAAGCGATGAAGGACGTGATCGATCCCGAGCTCGGGATCAACGTCGTCGACCTCGGTCTCGTCTACGGCGTCACCGTCGAGGACGGCAACGCCGTCGTCGACATGACGCTCACCTCCGCCGCCTGCCCGCTGACGGAGATGCTCGAGGAGCAGACGTTCGCGATGCTCGACCCCATCACCGAGTCCCACCGCATCAACTGGGTGTGGATGCCGCCGTGGGGCATGGAGAAGATCACGGAGGACGGCCGCGAGCAGCTGCGCGCGATCGGCTTCAACCTCTGA
- the sufD gene encoding Fe-S cluster assembly protein SufD — translation MTTSDMTELKDAEYAGDPAADENAGHAAGAAPMAARDALAAGGEDSAAAAELEDEGMTLTDEQSAAHGAHNRGDRARSFELSDHERPTSDIEEWRFTPLRRFAPLLTDTATDDREGDPAVDYQVEVPEGAPEVSTLAVGEAPRGTVLVPEDLPSAVASVRSEQALHLVAPKNTDLAEPFRVEITGRGADRRANAHVVLETKESSSATFVLNHTGSAQYAQNVEMVAGDNSQMTVISLQDWDDDALHIATHHGAIGRDAKIKHIVVTLGGSAVRVNTISDLVHPGGEVENLGLYFSDEGQFLEHRLFVDHTAPNCTSDSAYKGALQGRSARSVWVGDVLIRKEAEGTNTYELNRNLVLTEGARADSVPNLEIETGEIEGAGHAAATGRFDDEQLFYLRARGIPEKEARRLVVRGFFAELIQRIDVPEIREHLTESIETELSRSMS, via the coding sequence ATGACCACCTCCGACATGACCGAACTCAAGGATGCGGAGTACGCAGGTGATCCTGCGGCCGACGAGAACGCCGGCCACGCCGCGGGCGCCGCGCCCATGGCCGCCCGGGATGCCCTGGCCGCCGGCGGCGAGGACTCCGCGGCCGCCGCGGAGCTCGAGGACGAGGGCATGACCCTGACGGACGAGCAGTCCGCCGCGCACGGCGCCCACAACCGCGGCGACCGCGCACGCTCCTTCGAGCTCTCCGACCACGAGCGGCCCACCAGCGACATCGAGGAGTGGCGCTTCACCCCGCTGCGCCGCTTCGCCCCGCTGCTGACGGACACCGCCACCGACGATCGCGAGGGCGACCCCGCGGTGGACTATCAGGTGGAGGTCCCCGAGGGGGCTCCCGAGGTGTCCACGCTCGCCGTCGGCGAGGCTCCCCGCGGCACCGTGCTGGTGCCCGAGGACCTTCCCTCCGCCGTCGCCTCGGTGCGCAGCGAGCAGGCCCTGCACCTGGTGGCCCCGAAGAACACGGACCTCGCCGAGCCGTTCCGGGTCGAGATCACCGGGCGCGGCGCCGACCGTCGGGCCAACGCCCACGTCGTGCTGGAGACGAAGGAATCCTCCTCCGCGACCTTCGTGCTGAACCACACCGGGTCGGCGCAGTACGCGCAGAACGTCGAGATGGTCGCCGGCGACAACTCGCAGATGACCGTCATCTCCCTGCAGGACTGGGACGACGACGCCCTGCACATCGCCACCCACCACGGGGCCATCGGTCGCGACGCGAAGATCAAGCACATCGTGGTCACCCTCGGGGGCAGCGCCGTGCGGGTGAACACGATCTCCGATCTCGTCCACCCCGGCGGCGAGGTCGAGAACCTCGGCCTGTACTTCTCCGACGAGGGCCAGTTCCTCGAGCACCGCCTGTTCGTGGACCACACGGCCCCGAACTGCACCTCGGACTCCGCCTACAAGGGCGCGCTGCAGGGCCGGAGCGCCCGCTCGGTGTGGGTCGGCGACGTGCTGATCCGCAAGGAGGCCGAGGGGACCAACACCTACGAGCTCAATCGCAACCTGGTGCTCACCGAGGGCGCACGCGCCGACTCGGTGCCGAACCTGGAGATCGAGACCGGGGAGATCGAGGGTGCCGGCCACGCCGCCGCCACCGGTCGCTTCGACGATGAGCAGCTGTTCTACCTGCGCGCCCGCGGGATCCCGGAGAAGGAGGCCCGCCGCCTGGTCGTGCGCGGCTTCTTCGCCGAGCTGATCCAGCGGATCGACGTCCCGGAGATCCGCGAGCACCTCACCGAGTCGATCGAGACCGAGCTCTCCCGGAGCATGAGCTGA
- a CDS encoding glutathione S-transferase family protein has product MTAEDRTTAEHSTEGSYVHKGKPFDRDMTYIDDRITRDGRDGWPVEEGRYRLIAARACPWANRTLISRRLLGLEDAISVGMPGPTHDRRSWTFDLDEDGVDPVLGYERLQQAYFARFPDYPRGITVPAVVDIPSKAVVTNDFQQITLDFATEWTALHRDGAPDLYPEGQREEIDALNRWMLHRVNNGVYKVGFAGSQEDYEREYRELWAALDELEERLGDRRYLMGPSITEADVRLFPTLIRFDPVYFGHFKANRQPLATMPNLWNYTKDLFQTPGFGDTVDLTQIKTHYYFVHEDINPTQVVPLGPDMSHLLEAHDRDRLTTNTWGDGGTAPAAPPAAEVVDPAHTPLSVTGR; this is encoded by the coding sequence ATGACCGCCGAGGACCGCACCACCGCCGAGCACTCGACGGAGGGTTCCTACGTCCACAAGGGCAAGCCCTTCGATCGGGACATGACCTACATCGACGACCGCATCACCCGTGACGGCCGGGACGGCTGGCCCGTCGAGGAGGGCCGCTACCGGCTGATCGCCGCCCGCGCCTGCCCCTGGGCGAACCGCACGCTGATCTCCCGGCGCCTGCTCGGGCTCGAGGATGCGATCTCGGTCGGCATGCCCGGCCCCACCCACGATCGTCGCTCCTGGACCTTCGACCTCGACGAGGACGGCGTCGACCCGGTCCTGGGCTACGAGCGCCTGCAGCAGGCCTACTTCGCCCGGTTCCCCGACTATCCGCGCGGCATCACCGTTCCGGCCGTCGTGGACATCCCCTCGAAGGCCGTGGTGACCAACGACTTCCAGCAGATCACGCTGGACTTCGCCACCGAGTGGACCGCGCTGCACCGCGACGGCGCCCCGGATCTCTATCCGGAGGGTCAGCGGGAGGAGATCGATGCCCTGAACCGGTGGATGCTGCATCGGGTGAACAACGGGGTCTACAAGGTGGGCTTCGCCGGTTCTCAGGAGGACTACGAGAGGGAGTACCGCGAGCTGTGGGCGGCCCTGGATGAGCTCGAGGAGCGCCTGGGCGACCGTCGCTACCTGATGGGGCCGTCGATCACGGAGGCCGATGTGCGTCTGTTCCCCACCCTGATCCGCTTCGACCCCGTCTACTTCGGCCACTTCAAGGCGAACCGTCAGCCGTTGGCGACGATGCCGAACCTGTGGAACTACACCAAGGACCTGTTCCAGACCCCGGGCTTCGGCGACACCGTCGATCTGACGCAGATCAAGACGCACTACTACTTCGTGCACGAGGACATCAACCCCACTCAGGTCGTGCCGCTCGGTCCGGACATGAGTCATCTGCTGGAGGCCCACGACCGCGACCGCCTCACCACGAACACCTGGGGCGACGGCGGCACCGCCCCCGCGGCCCCGCCGGCCGCGGAGGTCGTCGATCCCGCTCACACCCCGCTGTCCGTGACCGGGCGCTGA
- a CDS encoding helix-turn-helix transcriptional regulator, with translation MTAPDLDPAGPPATRDRLVEAISAHGPITARQLAERFGLTSAAVRRHLAALEAEDVIAEHEMPVVSRGRGRPSKAFVLSKAAHENLPGGYDELAVMAVEELARRGGETAVSELAERRVADWETALAEVVAAREAAGEQVTLARKVELLADLLTSRGYATTVRPLHVPLPTPGAREGATPRTLVTAQLCHGHCPVLDVAADHPELCEAESRVISRIIGAPVQRLATLAQGAHCCTTHIPLTEGRTP, from the coding sequence ATGACCGCACCAGATCTGGATCCAGCGGGTCCGCCGGCCACGCGAGACCGTCTCGTCGAGGCGATCTCGGCGCACGGGCCGATCACCGCACGCCAGCTGGCGGAGCGTTTCGGGCTCACCAGTGCGGCCGTCCGGCGTCATCTCGCGGCGCTCGAGGCCGAGGACGTCATCGCCGAGCACGAAATGCCGGTCGTCAGTCGCGGACGCGGACGCCCCAGCAAGGCGTTCGTGCTCTCGAAGGCCGCGCACGAGAACCTCCCCGGCGGCTACGACGAGCTGGCCGTGATGGCGGTCGAGGAGCTCGCCCGTCGCGGGGGCGAGACGGCCGTGTCCGAGCTGGCCGAGCGTCGGGTCGCCGACTGGGAGACGGCCCTGGCCGAGGTCGTCGCCGCACGAGAGGCGGCGGGGGAGCAGGTCACCCTCGCCCGCAAGGTCGAGCTGCTCGCCGACCTGCTGACTTCCCGGGGGTACGCCACCACGGTGCGCCCTCTCCACGTCCCCTTGCCCACCCCGGGTGCACGAGAGGGCGCGACCCCGCGTACGCTCGTCACAGCGCAGCTGTGCCATGGTCACTGCCCCGTCCTCGACGTCGCCGCGGACCATCCTGAGCTGTGCGAGGCCGAATCCCGAGTCATCTCCCGAATCATCGGAGCGCCCGTCCAACGCCTGGCCACCCTGGCGCAGGGCGCCCATTGCTGCACGACACACATTCCGCTCACCGAGGGAAGGACACCATGA
- a CDS encoding non-heme iron oxygenase ferredoxin subunit, which translates to MSDAFLPVATLAQLDAGEAIDVVAGGIEIALVRDEDGGVHALEDVCSHEEIPLSDGDVEGCTIECWKHGSQFDLVSGRPLQLPAVLPVRVFPVRVDESSGEILVDPTAAADT; encoded by the coding sequence ATGTCGGACGCCTTCCTCCCCGTCGCCACCCTCGCCCAGCTCGATGCCGGCGAGGCGATCGATGTCGTCGCAGGCGGCATCGAGATCGCCCTGGTGCGCGACGAGGACGGAGGCGTCCACGCCCTCGAGGACGTCTGCTCGCACGAGGAGATCCCGCTGAGCGACGGCGACGTCGAGGGCTGCACCATCGAATGCTGGAAGCACGGCAGCCAGTTCGACCTGGTCTCCGGTCGTCCTCTCCAGCTCCCGGCCGTCCTTCCCGTGCGGGTCTTCCCCGTGCGGGTCGACGAGAGCAGCGGCGAGATCCTCGTGGATCCGACCGCCGCCGCCGACACCTGA
- the ald gene encoding alanine dehydrogenase, giving the protein MLIGVPREIKNNENRVGLTAAGVHELVVRGHQVAVESSAGLGARITDEDYRAAGAEILATAEEIWERSGMIVKVKEPLEAEYPLLRRGQVLLTYLHLAADKALTEALLSSGVTAIAYETVQRPDRSLPLLAPMSMIAGRLATQVAAYHLMAPVGGSGMLMGGVPGTDEADVLIIGGGMVGEQAAMMAHGLHADVTVMDLDVSRLGQIATMHHGGILTRYSTTLELAQKIREADVVIGSVLIPGKKAPKLVTDEMVATMKPGSVLVDVAIDQGGCFENSHPTTHDDPTFAVHDTVFYCVANMPGSVPVTATSALTNATLPYVLKVADAGWRDALRADPALAKGLHTHEGALTHQGTGEAHGLEVTATEQVLG; this is encoded by the coding sequence ATGCTCATCGGGGTGCCCCGGGAGATCAAGAACAACGAGAACCGGGTGGGCCTGACGGCAGCCGGGGTCCATGAGCTCGTCGTCCGCGGCCACCAGGTGGCGGTCGAGAGCAGTGCCGGGCTGGGAGCCCGGATCACCGACGAGGACTACCGCGCGGCGGGCGCGGAGATCCTGGCCACGGCCGAGGAGATCTGGGAGCGCTCCGGCATGATCGTCAAGGTCAAGGAGCCGCTGGAGGCCGAGTATCCGCTGCTGCGCCGCGGCCAGGTGCTGCTGACCTATCTGCACCTGGCGGCGGACAAGGCGCTGACCGAGGCGCTGCTGTCCTCGGGCGTCACGGCGATCGCCTACGAGACGGTCCAGCGTCCGGACCGCTCCCTGCCCCTGCTCGCCCCCATGTCCATGATCGCCGGGCGCCTCGCGACCCAGGTCGCGGCCTACCACCTGATGGCTCCCGTGGGCGGCTCCGGGATGCTGATGGGCGGGGTGCCCGGCACCGACGAGGCCGACGTGCTCATCATCGGCGGCGGCATGGTCGGCGAGCAGGCGGCCATGATGGCCCACGGCCTGCACGCGGACGTCACGGTCATGGACCTCGACGTCTCGCGTCTGGGACAGATCGCCACCATGCATCACGGCGGCATCCTCACCCGCTACTCCACGACCCTGGAGCTGGCCCAGAAGATCCGCGAGGCCGACGTGGTGATCGGCTCCGTGCTGATCCCGGGCAAGAAGGCCCCGAAGCTGGTGACCGACGAGATGGTCGCAACCATGAAGCCCGGCTCGGTGCTGGTGGACGTGGCGATCGACCAGGGAGGCTGCTTCGAGAACTCTCATCCCACCACCCACGACGACCCCACTTTCGCGGTCCACGACACCGTGTTCTACTGCGTCGCGAACATGCCCGGCTCCGTCCCCGTGACCGCGACCTCGGCGCTGACCAATGCGACCCTGCCCTACGTGCTGAAGGTCGCCGACGCCGGCTGGCGCGACGCCCTGCGCGCCGATCCGGCGCTGGCGAAGGGCCTGCACACCCACGAGGGCGCCCTCACGCACCAGGGCACCGGCGAGGCGCACGGCCTCGAGGTCACCGCGACGGAGCAGGTCCTCGGCTGA
- the sufB gene encoding Fe-S cluster assembly protein SufB: MTTAPEKLSQDEIIDSMGQYAYGWHDEDTAGATARRGLSEDVVRNISALKDEPEWMLKRRLKALKLFDKKPLPTWGPDLSGIAFDTIKYFVRSTEKQVTDWEDLPADIKETYDRLGIPEAEKQRLVAGVAAQYESEVVYHQIREDLEEQGVIFVDTDTGLRDYPELFEEYFGTVIPAGDNKFSALNTAVWSGGSFVYVPKGVHVEIPLQAYFRINTENMGQFERTLIIADEGSSVHYVEGCTAPIYQSDSLHSAVVEIVVKKDADVRYTTIQNWSNNVYNLVTKRTTVEQGGSMEWVDGNIGSKVTMKYPAVWLMGEHARGETLSVAFAGEGQHQDTGSKMVHMAPHTTSSIVSKSVSRGGGRSSYRGLVQVMPGAEHSASTVLCDALLVDQISRTDTYPYVDVRVDDVQMGHEATVSKVSEEQLFYLRSRGMEETEAMAMIVRGFIEPIARELPMEYALELNRLIELQMEGAVG, from the coding sequence ATGACGACCGCACCAGAAAAGCTCTCCCAGGACGAGATCATCGATTCCATGGGCCAGTACGCCTATGGCTGGCACGACGAAGACACGGCCGGCGCCACCGCCCGGCGCGGCCTGAGCGAGGACGTCGTCCGCAACATCTCCGCGCTGAAGGACGAGCCGGAGTGGATGCTGAAGCGCCGCCTGAAGGCCCTGAAGCTGTTCGACAAGAAGCCGCTGCCCACCTGGGGCCCGGACCTGTCCGGCATCGCCTTCGACACGATCAAGTACTTCGTGCGCTCCACCGAGAAGCAGGTCACGGACTGGGAGGACCTCCCGGCCGACATCAAGGAGACCTACGACCGCCTGGGCATCCCGGAGGCCGAGAAGCAGCGCCTCGTCGCCGGTGTCGCCGCGCAGTACGAGTCCGAGGTCGTCTACCACCAGATCCGGGAGGACCTCGAGGAGCAGGGCGTCATCTTCGTGGACACCGATACGGGTCTGCGGGACTACCCCGAGCTGTTCGAGGAGTACTTCGGCACCGTGATCCCCGCCGGGGACAACAAGTTCTCCGCGCTGAACACCGCCGTGTGGTCGGGCGGCTCCTTCGTCTACGTCCCCAAGGGCGTCCACGTGGAGATCCCGCTGCAGGCCTACTTCCGGATCAACACCGAGAACATGGGTCAGTTCGAGCGCACCCTGATCATCGCCGACGAGGGCTCCTCCGTGCACTACGTCGAGGGATGCACCGCGCCGATCTACCAGTCGGACTCGCTGCACAGCGCGGTCGTCGAGATCGTGGTGAAGAAGGACGCCGATGTGCGCTACACGACCATCCAGAACTGGTCGAACAACGTGTACAACCTGGTCACCAAGCGCACCACGGTCGAGCAGGGCGGCTCCATGGAATGGGTCGACGGCAACATCGGCTCGAAGGTCACCATGAAGTACCCGGCCGTGTGGCTGATGGGCGAGCACGCTCGCGGCGAGACGCTCTCGGTCGCCTTCGCCGGCGAGGGCCAGCACCAGGACACCGGCTCGAAGATGGTGCACATGGCACCGCACACCACGAGCTCGATCGTGTCCAAGTCGGTCTCGCGCGGCGGCGGTCGCAGCTCGTACCGCGGCCTGGTCCAGGTGATGCCGGGGGCGGAGCACTCCGCCTCGACCGTGCTGTGCGATGCGCTGCTGGTGGACCAGATCTCCCGCACCGACACCTACCCCTACGTCGACGTCCGCGTCGACGACGTGCAGATGGGCCACGAGGCCACCGTCTCCAAGGTCTCCGAGGAGCAGCTCTTCTACCTGAGGAGCCGCGGCATGGAGGAGACCGAGGCGATGGCCATGATCGTGCGCGGGTTCATCGAACCCATCGCGCGCGAACTCCCGATGGAGTACGCCCTCGAACTGAACCGCCTGATCGAGCTGCAGATGGAAGGAGCAGTCGGTTGA
- the sufC gene encoding Fe-S cluster assembly ATPase SufC produces the protein MSVLEIKNLHATVETPEGTKEILKGVDLTIRSGETHAIMGPNGSGKSTLAYAIAGHPKYQITEGELTLDGEDVLEMSIDERARAGLFLAMQYPVEVPGVTVSNFLRTAKTAIDGEAPSLRTWVKDMKGSMEDLRMDPVFAERNVNEGFSGGEKKRHEILQMQLLKPAIAILDETDSGLDVDALRIVSEGINRAKETTDVGIMLITHYTRILQHVTPDFVHVFVGGKVAEQGGPELAERLEAEGYDRYLVGAAG, from the coding sequence ATGTCTGTTCTGGAGATCAAGAACCTCCACGCCACCGTCGAGACGCCCGAGGGCACCAAGGAGATCCTCAAGGGTGTCGACCTGACCATCCGCTCCGGGGAGACCCACGCCATCATGGGCCCGAACGGATCCGGCAAGTCGACCCTCGCCTACGCCATCGCCGGCCATCCCAAGTACCAGATCACCGAGGGCGAGCTGACCCTCGACGGTGAGGACGTGCTGGAGATGAGCATCGACGAGCGCGCCCGCGCCGGCCTCTTCCTCGCCATGCAGTACCCCGTCGAGGTCCCCGGCGTGACCGTCTCGAACTTCCTGCGCACCGCCAAGACCGCGATCGACGGCGAGGCCCCCTCGCTGCGCACCTGGGTCAAGGACATGAAGGGCTCGATGGAGGACCTGCGCATGGACCCGGTCTTCGCCGAGCGCAACGTCAACGAGGGCTTCTCCGGCGGCGAGAAGAAGCGCCACGAGATCCTGCAGATGCAGCTGCTGAAGCCCGCGATCGCCATCCTCGACGAGACCGACTCCGGCCTCGACGTCGATGCGCTGCGCATCGTCTCCGAGGGCATCAACCGTGCCAAGGAGACCACCGACGTCGGCATCATGCTGATCACCCACTACACCCGCATCCTGCAGCACGTGACGCCGGACTTCGTCCACGTCTTCGTGGGCGGCAAGGTCGCGGAGCAGGGCGGCCCGGAGCTCGCCGAGCGCCTCGAGGCCGAGGGCTACGACCGCTACCTCGTCGGCGCCGCCGGCTGA